Proteins from one Bacteroides mediterraneensis genomic window:
- a CDS encoding cytochrome-c peroxidase translates to MKKSSKIILSVLVVAIVLCVVYRLVNKAPSASLESNAQMEEIIESSGCMACHSANPKLPFYAGLPVAGKLVKEDVRLGYRSFDMTPMVEALKKSDKINEVDLAKVEKVIADGTMPLAKYYLVHWGSSLTDTETQMALAWVKSQREAFYPNPLADKQWTNETIRPVQDSVPVDMRKVILGNLLFHDVRLSADNTVSCSSCHGLNTGGVDNKSFSEGVGGQLGGVNAPTVYNALYNFVQFWDGRAVTLADQAAGPPLNPVEMACKSFDEICDKLKADAAFSKAFTEVYPDGINEANITNAIQEFERTLLTPNSRFDKYLKGDMAALTAEELAGYDLFKKYNCATCHVGENMGGQSYELMGIKQDYFADRGTELTVEDNGRFKETKNERDRHRFKVPGLRNVALTAPYFHDATQATLEDAVIAMGKYEVGVDLSQQEVKQIVAFLQTLTGEYQGKLLTNTNEVKKTK, encoded by the coding sequence ATGAAAAAAAGTTCGAAGATTATTCTTTCTGTGCTGGTAGTGGCCATCGTGCTTTGTGTGGTCTACCGGTTGGTGAATAAAGCACCTTCAGCCAGCTTGGAAAGTAATGCGCAAATGGAAGAAATCATTGAAAGTAGTGGCTGTATGGCTTGCCATTCAGCCAATCCGAAATTGCCTTTCTATGCCGGACTCCCGGTAGCAGGCAAACTGGTGAAAGAAGATGTCCGTCTGGGTTATCGTTCTTTTGACATGACTCCGATGGTAGAGGCATTGAAAAAAAGCGACAAAATCAATGAAGTGGATTTGGCCAAAGTGGAGAAAGTGATTGCCGATGGTACCATGCCGTTGGCCAAGTATTATCTTGTCCACTGGGGCTCTTCGCTGACCGATACGGAAACCCAGATGGCGCTCGCTTGGGTCAAATCTCAGCGTGAAGCTTTCTATCCTAATCCGTTGGCTGACAAGCAATGGACAAATGAGACAATCCGTCCGGTGCAGGATTCCGTGCCGGTGGATATGCGTAAGGTGATATTGGGTAACCTGCTGTTCCACGATGTACGTTTGTCGGCCGACAATACCGTGTCATGTTCTTCTTGCCACGGATTGAATACGGGTGGAGTAGACAACAAGTCGTTCTCGGAAGGTGTCGGCGGACAGTTGGGAGGTGTGAACGCACCGACGGTCTACAACGCTCTGTATAATTTTGTGCAGTTCTGGGACGGACGTGCCGTTACATTGGCCGACCAGGCAGCCGGACCTCCGTTGAATCCGGTAGAAATGGCTTGCAAGTCGTTCGATGAAATCTGTGATAAGCTTAAAGCAGATGCGGCATTCAGCAAGGCATTTACGGAAGTATATCCCGACGGCATTAACGAAGCCAACATCACGAATGCCATTCAGGAGTTTGAAAGAACCCTGCTCACGCCGAATTCGCGTTTTGACAAATACCTGAAAGGGGATATGGCAGCGTTGACAGCCGAAGAACTGGCCGGATACGATTTGTTCAAGAAATACAATTGTGCCACTTGTCATGTAGGCGAGAACATGGGTGGACAGTCGTATGAGCTGATGGGCATCAAGCAGGACTATTTCGCCGACCGTGGTACGGAACTGACCGTGGAAGACAACGGCCGTTTCAAGGAAACGAAGAACGAGAGAGACCGTCACCGCTTTAAAGTGCCCGGCTTGCGTAATGTGGCACTGACTGCGCCTTATTTCCATGATGCTACTCAGGCCACATTGGAAGATGCGGTGATAGCCATGGGAAAATATGAGGTAGGTGTGGATTTGTCACAGCAGGAAGTGAAACAGATTGTTGCCTTTCTGCAGACATTGACTGGAGAATATCAGGGCAAGTTGTTGACAAATACGAATGAGGTGAAGAAAACGAAGTAA
- a CDS encoding transcriptional regulator encodes MLKELNPLLHSQLRLAVMSILLSVEEAEFVYLKEQTQATAGNLSVQLDKLNEAGYIEIEKSFAGKKPRTVCRMTAKGREAMAEYVEALRGYFPGF; translated from the coding sequence ATGTTGAAGGAATTAAATCCGTTGCTCCATTCCCAGTTGCGTCTGGCAGTGATGTCCATTCTTTTGTCGGTGGAGGAAGCCGAGTTCGTTTACCTGAAAGAACAGACCCAGGCAACGGCGGGTAATCTCAGTGTTCAGCTCGACAAACTGAATGAGGCCGGCTACATCGAGATTGAGAAGAGTTTTGCGGGCAAGAAACCTCGTACCGTTTGCCGGATGACTGCAAAAGGCAGGGAGGCCATGGCAGAATATGTGGAAGCACTGAGAGGATATTTCCCTGGATTTTGA